A single region of the Rubripirellula tenax genome encodes:
- a CDS encoding GntP family permease: MNIWIIVAVAISVVLISILVFRLHAFLTLLLAGFLVAVLATGEPLAQFVDYQIEKGSLDAAEGAALLSQSASSRLASSFGETAGKIGILIALASIVGGCLLESRAATVIVDRMLAYVGPRRAPEALAVSSFVLGIPVYFDTVFYLMIPLARSLRERVGRDYVLFILAVMAGGSIAHSLVPPTPGPLLVAGIIGVDIGTMMIAGLSIGLFSSVLSLASARVINHFVDVPLRAAEELQGESIAPSRTAEEAAMPMPGLTESLLPIAVPVLLIGIASILDYLVDAGQIETSSFARGLITLGDKNIALAIAVGFAFWLLKYCPSRSKVTLVSRSLGSAGNIILITSAGGAFGVMLRQAGIEEAVGAFAGGVPGLMILPVAFAVTASIRTLQGSATVAMITAAGVLQGLAQAESLPFHPVYLAMAIGAGSKPIAWMTDSGFWIITRMSGMTESEGLKVVSTMSTAMGFSALAVTMIFAAIYPAR; the protein is encoded by the coding sequence ATGAACATTTGGATCATCGTTGCTGTCGCGATCTCCGTCGTGCTGATCAGCATTCTCGTGTTTCGGTTGCACGCTTTCCTGACACTGTTGTTGGCTGGTTTTTTAGTTGCCGTCTTGGCAACGGGTGAACCGCTGGCGCAGTTCGTCGACTATCAAATCGAAAAAGGCAGCCTAGATGCCGCCGAGGGCGCGGCGCTTCTTAGCCAATCGGCGTCGTCTCGGTTGGCCAGTTCATTCGGTGAGACCGCGGGCAAGATCGGTATTCTGATCGCGCTGGCCAGCATCGTGGGTGGCTGTTTGTTGGAATCACGAGCCGCGACCGTCATCGTTGATCGCATGTTGGCGTACGTGGGGCCTCGCCGCGCACCGGAGGCGCTGGCGGTCAGCTCGTTTGTGCTAGGGATTCCTGTCTACTTTGACACCGTTTTCTATCTGATGATCCCGCTGGCTCGCAGTCTTCGTGAACGAGTCGGTCGCGATTATGTGTTGTTCATTCTGGCAGTCATGGCGGGCGGATCGATTGCCCACTCGTTGGTTCCGCCAACACCGGGACCACTGCTGGTGGCTGGCATCATCGGCGTCGACATCGGTACGATGATGATCGCGGGGTTGTCGATCGGCTTGTTCAGCAGCGTGTTGTCGCTGGCTTCGGCGCGCGTCATCAACCATTTCGTTGACGTCCCGCTGCGTGCAGCCGAAGAACTTCAAGGCGAATCGATCGCGCCGTCACGAACGGCCGAAGAGGCTGCCATGCCAATGCCGGGGCTGACCGAGTCGCTGTTGCCGATCGCCGTGCCTGTGCTGCTGATCGGCATCGCGTCGATTTTGGACTACTTGGTCGACGCGGGACAAATCGAGACTTCGTCGTTCGCGCGAGGCTTGATCACACTGGGCGATAAAAACATCGCGTTGGCGATCGCCGTTGGTTTCGCGTTCTGGTTGCTGAAGTATTGTCCATCGCGATCGAAGGTCACGTTGGTCAGTCGCTCGCTCGGATCGGCAGGCAACATCATTTTGATCACTTCTGCCGGCGGTGCGTTCGGCGTGATGCTTCGGCAAGCCGGTATCGAAGAAGCGGTGGGCGCGTTTGCGGGTGGCGTTCCGGGGCTGATGATCTTGCCGGTCGCCTTCGCAGTAACCGCATCAATTCGAACATTGCAGGGCTCGGCGACGGTCGCCATGATCACCGCTGCGGGAGTTCTGCAGGGTTTGGCGCAAGCAGAATCGCTGCCGTTTCATCCCGTGTATTTGGCGATGGCGATCGGGGCCGGCAGCAAGCCGATTGCCTGGATGACCGACAGCGGCTTTTGGATCATCACGCGTATGAGCGGTATGACCGAGTCCGAGGGCCTGAAAGTGGTTTCCACGATGAGTACCGCGATGGGCTTCTCGGCGCTGGCGGTCACGATGATTTTCGCGGCCATCTATCCGGCCAGGTAG
- a CDS encoding succinate dehydrogenase cytochrome b558 subunit has product MSDSVPVSTFFMRHEFAIRRVHSLLGIVPLGLYMCVHLTTNASLITGAETFQRAVFMIHSPGELLPVIEWGGIFLPLLFHAIVGIWIAKTGHSNAQHYKFATNRRYVWQRVTGVIALVYLFFHVLHLHGWMHAHVWLDVIRPIGFGSFYPYNAASTLVAAMEGFFWPAFYLIGVMSCVYHLANGLWTAGITWGIWITPSAQARATKVCVAFGLLLAVIGTTAWWAAVAPSTDEIKAYREVENRMYDASEKAGTVPKNDEKRLLETE; this is encoded by the coding sequence ATGAGCGACTCAGTACCCGTATCCACGTTTTTCATGCGGCACGAGTTTGCGATTCGACGCGTTCACTCGCTGTTGGGCATCGTGCCGCTTGGGTTGTACATGTGCGTTCACCTGACAACGAATGCCAGCCTGATCACAGGGGCAGAAACGTTCCAGCGGGCTGTCTTCATGATCCACAGCCCTGGCGAACTGCTGCCGGTGATTGAATGGGGCGGAATCTTTCTGCCGCTGTTGTTCCACGCCATCGTTGGAATCTGGATCGCGAAAACCGGGCACTCCAACGCCCAACACTACAAGTTTGCAACAAATCGACGGTACGTTTGGCAGCGCGTAACGGGCGTCATTGCTTTGGTTTACCTGTTCTTTCACGTTCTGCATTTGCACGGTTGGATGCACGCCCACGTTTGGTTGGATGTGATCCGACCGATCGGATTCGGCTCGTTCTATCCCTACAATGCTGCCAGTACGCTGGTCGCGGCGATGGAAGGCTTCTTCTGGCCCGCGTTCTACCTGATTGGCGTCATGTCGTGCGTTTACCACCTGGCCAACGGCCTTTGGACCGCCGGAATCACCTGGGGGATCTGGATCACGCCATCCGCCCAGGCCCGAGCCACGAAAGTCTGTGTGGCGTTCGGACTATTGCTTGCGGTTATTGGAACGACGGCTTGGTGGGCTGCGGTCGCACCTAGCACGGACGAGATCAAAGCATACCGCGAAGTCGAAAACCGTATGTATGACGCCTCCGAGAAGGCCGGAACGGTACCCAAGAACGACGAAAAGCGGCTATTGGAAACGGAATAA